tcccaaaccgaccgcgcatcaagcgagcgttttaccattgggctacgtctcgcccgagagacagacagagagacggacagaaagagagagacagatacagacgggggggggggggggatatagccagagtactctgacggaaagggggcgggatttagctcagtcggttgagcgctcgcttgaggtgcttgtgtcatagGGTCGAACCACGCCGGTGGATCTATTCATCTGATTGggtgttagttttttttttgatcgtttcaaccagtgcatcacgactggtcaaaggccgtggtatgtgctttcctgtctgtggataatgcatatataaaaagataccttgctgttgctgcattagaaaaatgtagcggtttctcTGATTACTATGagtcaggattaccaaatgtttgacatccaatagccgatgattaattaatcaatgtgctctagaacGTCTTCTTTTCcttctgacggtaagagagctagacggacatttggacagttatgacggTAATGAGCGTCGTAACTGGCTAAGTGTCCGCCTAGCTCcctcagagtactcgggttactAGGGGAGATAGTAAAATATAGACGGTCACACACAGAGAGAATGCTATTTTGATTGTGTTCTAGAGTTTGCTGCTTATAACACACAGACCTCGAATATATAATTACTTACTAGTAAGTgttaaaaatgtccagtttcCAAATATTTGACGATCAAATGGTCAAGTACCAGCTGTCTCTAAAATAAACAGTTTCCTAAATTTGACGTCATGGACTCTTAGTTTGATCATTAAATTTATTGCTGACTAATACAAACGCGTTAGTCTACAGTGAAAACAACCGACACCTCTACATAAAATCACCTATGAAATACGGAGAGATTTGTTGGATTGCTTCTTGTGGCGCTTATAATATAGTTGTACCTATTCTTAATGGTAATTTTACCCTCCAATAATaagcttcttttttctttcttttttaaatactttacgAAAACGAATGCAGACTAATTGACAAATTAACACTTCCAAAATAAAGCAAATCCacaaattcgagcaaaaacgagaaatattcgggcaaaatgtgctaacatgAGACCGTTTTACCACGtacaatgtatttccattattctactcgtaaaattagttgtaatccatgtaaaaatgcgtagtgagtcgattacaaccctatatagttgtttggcagtaatgccactaagaatttttttttatccagattcgggcattttcgtttaatacGGGCAAACACTAGTCTGTCccttataaaaaaacaaaatatgggagcctgtacgccaCTGTTTATGGTAGATATTTTAAGGCTATTTTCTGATAGGACGCATCGCGGACTGGAATACTTTTCCATGCATTGCCATATGTTAACCATGTgcatattttcttcttttgggTGAAAATCTTGTACAtgcagttttgttattttggtGAAAACAATTACGGGcttcacatttaaaatatgagggcaggacgtagccccgtggtaaagcgctcgcttgatgcgcggtcggcttgggatcgaccccagccaatgcaccaggactggtacatcaaaggccgtggtatgtgctatcctgtttatgggatggtgcatataaaagatcccttgctgctaatcgaaaagagtagcccatgaagtggcgacagcgggtttcctccctcaatatctgtgttatccatgaccatataaccgtaaataaaatgtgttgagtgcatcgttaaataaactatttccttcttcttctaaaATATGTGCTCATGACAGGTGCCCATCGATGGGGAACGAGACCTTTAGTAAACTGGAGGTATATTGTTATCGTATTGACAGCGATTTGTGAATATACCATATCGACTTTGTCAAAATGTCTTGACttcaaatattttgacatttatttataataaaaatggtCAATATACTgatttaaactatttttatctcgtcatcagcatacattttaaacactacaagtCTATTTCATGTTTCTAACATATCACACTGTATTTAATGGTTCTGGCGGGGTTTTTTATACACCTCAATAAAGGAGATTTGAATATTGTGTTTGACTGAAGCGTTAAACTGCCAGTTTATACCAATACTACCGTTTCAAAAAGTGGAAGATATCTATCGCTGGAGATAATAAACCGACGAATATCGGCCTTAGGATCTACAgcctttttcaaaaataaataataaaattaaaaatttcccAACTATCTCTATTAGGTTGTGAAGACTGCCCTGAGAATAGTTGtatcaagtttcagaacaatccaATTAAAccttttcaatgttaaatttttatttgacatttttacatttaataaaaaattccaAAACGTCTTATTAGTTTGTAAAGATTGTCCCTGAGAATATTTATACTAAGTTTCAGAATATTCTaatcaaaactctagaagataagacttttaaattttcagtgttaaatttctatttaaaatgtttaaatttaattaacaaaTTCATAATTTCCTAAATATCGACTAGTTTGCGAAGACTGCCCCTGGGAATACTTATAATAAGCTTCAGAACTATTCATTCAAAACTCCAAGAGAAGATAAGACTTTAAAAAGTTCAAAATTTACTTATAGTCAGAAATTCTAATTTTTATAAAtctctctctattagtttgtggaaGGGGTCCCAGACGATCATTGTACCATTTTTCTGAACAATTCGGTCAAAACTGTATGTAAAGATAGACTTCAAAGAAAAAGTTGAGATGTTCAAACACCGGACAAATTGGGATTAGAAAAGCTCTACTGACAGATGTCATAGTGGAACGAAAAAACCCCCACTCAGGAACAATATTTTGTTCTTTTCcatataaatgtactttttaaaaggtattttgaaatatagtattCTTCAGGTTAAACAGTTTTCCAAATCacgttaccccccccccccccccccccacacacacacactgcataTCCCTGGTCTACTGGCTTGCTTTGCAATCagtgaatatataattatttaaaacaatattcataaataaataaacaaccaaAGTATtaagcacattttttttattgattacaATCCCAACAAGAGTTTTCTAAAGCTAGAAATCCAATGTAAACCAAGTAAACACACTGCTTAGATGATTTAGATTATAAATACTGCAGGACTCAACCTTACAAAACAATGTGGACAAAAGTAAAAACTGTTAACACAGAAAATATACTGTAGCATTAGATGTCAAATACCATTATACACCATTACTGTAGAAGTCTGTTCAAAAAAGTTGTACTGTCCGATATAATTAATTAGGAAACCCATTAATATACCATTATACACCATTACTGTGGAAATCTGTTGAAAAACAGTTGTACCATTTGATATAATTTTGAAACCCAttcattaaagtctttcaaatcttattaaatataatattgtgaGAAACATGTAACTAATGTTTCAAAAGTTAGCCAAAAAAGCATCACCaaattaataaaactgaaaccaccataaatattaattttcaagcaaatatattatgtactacatacatatacatgtatatgtaaaataaataaaatattttcaattacaCATAGTATAATTGTGTACTACTCtactttaaacaaattattaatacaaaataactggTCAAAGACAAAAATCAGTTATAAATTATACTAGTAATATTTATCATTCCCCATACTCAAGATTAAGAAGTTAGctcatatattatttatgttaaatcAATTACAACTTAAAAATAAGCTTGTGGTTAATTTTTAGAGCCAAAAAAcctaacaataaaatattaaactgaaAACTGGGAACAAGATTTTTCATCTATAAAGATATCAATGTTGAAAAGATTTCACAATGTATTTtggtcaaaaaaacaaaacaacagtaatTGTAAAATCCATAAATTAACTTCTCATAAAAATCTGAAGATGCTTTAATAATCTAATCTAAAAATCTGTTTGATACCCAAAACaaataagatttaaaaatattcaagttcCATACATCAATtcaacaaattcaaattttGGCCATAAAAAATCTGTATTAAAAGTTACTGACAAAAGCTACAGATGACACAACAAATGTTAAACAGACATGCTGTTTCTAGAAGTAACAGAATTACACTGAGCTATCTAACAAGCATAAAGTCGTGTAAATAAAGAGTCTCTCCGTCTCTGAGTCTTGCTCAGGCATGAAAGTTTCCATCAAGACTTCTCTGTGGCTTGATGGAGTCAAGCACTTGGCTGATTTCGCCATTCTTCGTCTCCAGCAGCTGAGTCAGCCAACCGCCATCATTAGTGAAACCCATGGACAGCATCTGGTGCAGAGCCTCATTGATTTTAGgatctttaaagaaaacatgaggataaataaaacatgtgaacaaacaatcaaacatggaaataaaataatggaaaAGTTAGAAAAAAATCCCACTAATAACAATCAAAGTTAACTCAATATTTAACATGGACCAAAAATAGTTAATTTGGCATATTGCTGCTGATAAAGAAATGAGCTGATCAACACAGGAACCATCTACAATACTCGTCGGTCACCCatctccccccaaaaataactAGGTATAAAGCATAACATAATTTGACCAGTTTtctgtatgtttttttatttatcacttgttttaataaatacttaataaaaagTAATCTGTctgtaataaacaaaaaaacaaacattggcCATGAGTACctattttctatttataaattaaaatgatttatggttttgaaaatgttacataCTCTATCCTCTACtcttgacaaacacacacacacagcaattTGTAACACATTCCATAATTCCCCCTCCTACCACTCTAAAGTATTATGTAATTGATGAAAAGTGCCATATAGCAAGCAACTGTTCTAATCCGCTAACTTACCTGGATGCATCAGTGTTGGTTCTTGGACTGGGGCAGATGGAGGGGAGCCCTCCCTTGCAGCCTCCATGAGCAGTGTCCACTCATCATCACTGCCATTGGCCGGCTTTGTCACAACCTTGGGTCCTCCATCAGTCTCAAGATTGCCATCCACACCAACATTCATTGGCTCCGATGCAGCTGAGCTGGATTCCTTTGGAGTGTTGGCATCCTTGGTTGGTTCTTGTGTCTGGTCAGACTGTGTGGTGGTTTGTTCCTTATCAGCCGGAGCAGTCGCTTGCTCAAAATTCATAGGACATCCTCCTCCTTGCCCCCATCCATGATGCCAGGGTCCATGATGCCCAGGTCCATGATGTCCAGGTCCATGATGCCCAGGACCATGTGGTGGAAATCCTCTGAAACATCCATGACCCCTGAAACCCTTTCCAAATTGTTTATGGCAACCATGGCGACGTCCATTGTGCTCGATGTCAATGTCAACATCAATTcctgaagaaagaaaaacactGTCAATAGGTCATATGTTGAATCATGTTAAAACATGAATCCTAGACagttgaaacaaaacaatatattccTGTAAAAATTCTCAAAAGAGAGATTATGCTAAAGCATAGTTACAGCTTAATCATGATAACAAATGGGGCACAGCACTAATTTGGTAAGGATAGCTGAGCAAAGATTAcaatttcattatgtttttttctaattcttttttaaaaattaaatattatttaaacatgtcATTATAGCAGTTACAATTTATTGAAACAATAAAGAATGTCCATGTATTATATGAAGGAAAATCTGTGTTTGATGAGAGTCTCTCAAATATATCTGTGGTGGTTGTACATTTATTGAAATTATAGATCAAAAGGTAATTATCATATCTCCCAATTACAATttgtacaattaatatttatttggtTTGAAAAATTCTCATTTACCACTGATTAAGCTAACTAATGTTTGATCAACTGATCCTTGGAATGAATTCCAACAAAACCTCTATAAGCAGCCTACTTCTTAAAGTCCCATGATTTAAGCTGGACtatattcttttttaaaataaaaaaaatatattgctgACCATTTcagtgatattttgttttgatggcattttattattatttattacattttgatttttaaaacaaagatttaCAGTGCTAAGTTACAGTGAAAAATATACTACAGGTGGTTGgatataacccagtggtaaagcactcgcctgatgcacggtcagtttgggatcaatccccatcatgCTATtgcttgttccagccagtgcgccactaCAGGTATATGAaaagctgaggtatgtgctatcctgtctcttggatgatgcatataaaagatccctagctaccaACTGAAaaattgtagtgggtttcctctctaagattatatgtcaaaattactaaatgtttgacatccactagccaatgattaataaatcaatgttctctagcggtgataatatatgtatatcatcAGAAAGTGGTTTTACTCATGGGTGGGAATTggtcaactaaaaaaaagaggaaatctagaggggtcacagaaaattcttgaaatcctaggttaaaatctctgccatctgacacatttttgaggaaaggacgattaaaatgcgagaaaacgcaatgttccaaaagaggaaaacagctgatccgagaagaattcccacccctgcttACTATATGcagacaaaacacacacaaaaagagaaaaacacacacaaaaaaacacctacCGAAAGGATCAAGCATTTCCTTGACATCGGCACCAATATTGAAGAGGAAATCTTCCTCTGGGGTGGAGTTCTCCTGCTCCTCCTGCTCCTTGTTGTCTGGGGCTCCCTCTTTAGACCCTTCACCTGCCTCGGTCTTGTTGCTCTGATCACTTGGTGGGGCAGCACCCTCAGTCCAAGGGCAGCCATTATTGTTGTGCCAACGGTTCATAAATCGCTTCATCCATCGACGCAGGTGAGGTGGTGGGACAAACGGctgtaaaatcaaacattggATTCATATATGAATTTTCACAAAGTAAGGATCATATTAAATTTAGACAAACaagtaaacaaatttaaaaagaatGCTGAATTTCATACATCGtcgcatacaatatatatagttattcaAATCATTAACTAAGATATAAGCATAGCagagttattttatttatcaatgaGGCTGAACAAAAGAATTTGCTTGTGTTCTATTACATGCTGGAAGAAAACTAAACATAGTGTAAGTACAtaggaaaaacattttctatttagCTTATGAGGAGAATGATTTATCACTTGCCTGGTATTTTCAAATGTGAATGATTCGTGTAATAAATCTATAATTGTGTTTGTATCTTTCATTAGCATTAGGTTATAACATAAAACATCAAAAGTGAATTAGTGTACTATCTTATTCTGTTTGAAAATATGTACATCAGAGGCTTTATCATTTTAACTATTCCCTTTATTACTTTAGCTAAGAACAAATACAAAACTGCTAGTCGAACATACCATTTTCCCATTGCCACTAGGTCTTGGAGTGGGAATCTTACACATTTCATGCTCTGGGTGAAGCCCTTTGGCTTCACAATCACTGCACAAGTCATAGTCGGCACACTCAAAGCATTTATAGCGTACGCCATAGACACCACCATCACATCCATCACAGACAACACCTGGGTGAAGTAGTTTGGGGCCACTGTCTTTTTctgaaaaaaatttaaaacattattttataataaacatactGTCAACATAAAAACTGATGTCAAAATCATTATCCTGTCACTGATTTTACCTACATCTGTTGTTAGTAAGACAGGAAAACAAATGCTTTATTTACGCTGACaatttattacattatagatCTCTCTGTTTCATTTGTAATAATTAGTTACAACAAAGTAATTTCTTAATACGAATAGCATATTAAGACAAGAATTAAGCAACTGAAATTTATGTCTgttataaaatttgtattattaaaatttgaagtatataaaatataatttaatgtttttgcgAAAACATACCCTTGATATATATCCTCAAGACTGAGTCATTAACAAAGCCTAATGCATCCAACAGTTCTTCATCGGAGGAAAACGCAACCAGATCTCCTTCTTggtctggaaaaaaaaaaagacaggtTAGAAAAAACAATGAATATAAGTAACATTGAAGTTGtcctataaaata
The sequence above is drawn from the Gigantopelta aegis isolate Gae_Host chromosome 6, Gae_host_genome, whole genome shotgun sequence genome and encodes:
- the LOC121374896 gene encoding sequestosome-1-like — its product is MSMVVKAFLEKAGNPKAEIRRFTIPSDVTSSYIYIHKKISEVFPGLLRQNFGLYWKDQEGDLVAFSSDEELLDALGFVNDSVLRIYIKEKDSGPKLLHPGVVCDGCDGGVYGVRYKCFECADYDLCSDCEAKGLHPEHEMCKIPTPRPSGNGKMPFVPPPHLRRWMKRFMNRWHNNNGCPWTEGAAPPSDQSNKTEAGEGSKEGAPDNKEQEEQENSTPEEDFLFNIGADVKEMLDPFGIDVDIDIEHNGRRHGCHKQFGKGFRGHGCFRGFPPHGPGHHGPGHHGPGHHGPWHHGWGQGGGCPMNFEQATAPADKEQTTTQSDQTQEPTKDANTPKESSSAASEPMNVGVDGNLETDGGPKVVTKPANGSDDEWTLLMEAAREGSPPSAPVQEPTLMHPDPKINEALHQMLSMGFTNDGGWLTQLLETKNGEISQVLDSIKPQRSLDGNFHA